A genomic stretch from Gardnerella leopoldii includes:
- a CDS encoding Nif3-like dinuclear metal center hexameric protein has translation MIRLSKVIEAIETLYPLSFAEEWDEPGLIVGDLNSQIQRIVCVSDPTISAVDRALSMGANLLVTHHSLFFKAVHGVSNETVRGEIVQRLISNNCALWVGHTNADVAWRGVAHAAAEYFGLHNLRPIVVSKQIDSAGRNIGLGRIGVLDVPISLRDFAQNVFNVLPHTKVGVQVAGNLDAKVSTVAVLPGSGESLLDEVRKEKVDVYVTSDLRHHPALDAIERAKYESKLRLSSGEDYIQHTYPMIINTSHSAIESLWFTYAINDIADCIEEMYGERPEVAWLGEACDPWNYVIN, from the coding sequence ATGATTAGATTAAGCAAAGTAATTGAAGCTATAGAAACATTATACCCATTAAGCTTTGCTGAAGAGTGGGATGAGCCTGGTCTTATTGTTGGAGACTTGAATTCCCAAATTCAGCGAATCGTATGTGTCAGTGATCCTACGATTAGCGCAGTTGATCGAGCGTTATCAATGGGTGCCAACCTATTAGTGACTCATCATTCGCTATTTTTCAAAGCTGTGCATGGAGTTTCAAACGAAACTGTTCGTGGTGAAATTGTACAGCGTTTAATTAGTAATAATTGTGCGCTATGGGTTGGTCACACTAATGCGGATGTCGCGTGGCGTGGAGTTGCTCATGCTGCGGCAGAGTATTTTGGTCTTCATAATTTGCGTCCAATTGTTGTTTCTAAACAGATCGATTCTGCTGGACGTAACATTGGCTTAGGCAGAATTGGTGTTTTGGATGTGCCAATATCATTGCGTGATTTTGCGCAAAATGTTTTTAACGTTCTTCCTCATACAAAAGTTGGTGTTCAAGTTGCTGGAAATCTTGATGCGAAAGTTAGTACAGTAGCTGTTTTGCCTGGTTCTGGGGAAAGCTTGTTAGATGAAGTTCGCAAGGAAAAAGTTGACGTATATGTTACAAGCGATTTGCGTCATCATCCTGCACTTGACGCAATTGAGCGAGCTAAATATGAATCGAAACTGCGTCTTTCTTCTGGTGAAGATTACATTCAACACACATATCCTATGATTATTAACACTTCTCATAGTGCTATTGAGTCATTGTGGTTTACTTATGCGATTAATGATATTGCTGACTGCATAGAAGAAATGTATGGAGAGCGTCCAGAAGTTGCTTGGTTAGGTGAAGCTTGCGATCCATGGAATTACGTTATTAATTGA